Proteins found in one Candidatus Eremiobacteraceae bacterium genomic segment:
- a CDS encoding CoA-transferase, with product MTNQSYSPAELMVVAGSREIGDGDVVFVGMRLPLIAFALAKRMHAPNAVGFFENGVIRDRPSESLLYTMGDPPNIEGASMCCSMSTVMGLLQKGEVDLGYIGGAEVDRFGNINTSYAGRDGKEFVKLPGSGGAADIASLAKRFVVIVDHNSRRLVERVAYVTSPGNGDGAGWRERQGLPRGGPSAIITTMAVLRFGDDGLAYVASIHPGVSADDIRANTGWPVRFAPDCSTTSEPSEKELRVIRSIDPTGFWTR from the coding sequence ATGACTAACCAGAGCTATTCGCCGGCCGAGCTCATGGTCGTCGCGGGCTCGCGAGAGATCGGTGACGGCGACGTCGTTTTCGTGGGCATGCGTCTGCCGCTGATCGCGTTCGCGCTCGCCAAGCGGATGCACGCGCCGAACGCTGTCGGCTTTTTCGAGAACGGCGTCATCCGCGACCGCCCGTCCGAGTCGCTTCTCTACACGATGGGCGATCCGCCGAACATCGAGGGCGCGTCGATGTGCTGCAGCATGTCGACTGTGATGGGCTTGCTCCAAAAAGGCGAGGTCGATCTCGGCTACATCGGCGGCGCGGAAGTCGACCGTTTCGGCAACATCAACACGTCGTATGCCGGCCGCGACGGCAAGGAATTCGTCAAGTTGCCGGGCAGCGGGGGCGCAGCGGACATCGCGTCACTCGCGAAGCGCTTCGTCGTCATCGTCGACCACAATTCGCGCCGACTGGTCGAGCGGGTCGCGTATGTGACCTCACCCGGAAATGGTGACGGGGCCGGTTGGCGCGAGCGTCAGGGTCTTCCGCGCGGCGGCCCGAGCGCGATCATCACGACGATGGCCGTACTGCGCTTCGGCGACGACGGTCTGGCGTACGTCGCGTCGATCCATCCCGGCGTCAGCGCCGACGACATCCGCGCGAACACGGGCTGGCCTGTCCGATTCGCGCCGGATTGCTCGACGACGTCGGAGCCGTCAGAAAAAGAGCTGCGCGTCATCCGCTCCATCGACCCGACCGGCTTCTGGACCCGCTAG
- a CDS encoding CoA-transferase has product MREAISRYVGDGDSVAMGLALEALIPFAAGHEIIRQRRRDLTLIGPISDILFDQLIGAGCVARVIAAWIGNVSAGLGYNYRRAAESGVPNPIEIVDHSNFSISLGLNAGALGVPYLPTRTLLGSDIAKEGGPFKRGASPFGDEQLLFVPAIVPDVTILNVQRASADGGCHAWGNLGVSAEAALAGKRVIVVAEEIVDRSVITSDPNRVLVPPHRVTAVVHEPGGAHPSSVQGYYGRDHAYYGEYHTATKTAAGTDAWLDRWVHDVEGRDRFLESLGADRWRSLAVRGNCPAAPVNYSAT; this is encoded by the coding sequence ATGCGCGAGGCCATCTCGCGCTACGTCGGCGACGGCGATTCCGTCGCGATGGGTCTCGCGCTCGAGGCGCTCATCCCGTTTGCGGCAGGGCATGAGATCATCCGTCAACGACGACGCGACCTGACGCTCATCGGCCCGATCTCCGACATCCTTTTCGACCAACTCATCGGCGCCGGCTGCGTCGCTCGCGTCATCGCCGCGTGGATCGGCAACGTCAGCGCGGGTCTCGGCTACAACTATCGGCGCGCAGCCGAAAGCGGCGTGCCGAACCCGATCGAGATCGTCGACCATTCGAACTTCTCGATATCTCTCGGTTTGAACGCGGGCGCGCTCGGCGTACCCTACCTTCCGACCCGCACCTTGCTCGGAAGCGATATCGCAAAAGAAGGCGGCCCGTTCAAGCGCGGCGCGTCGCCGTTCGGGGACGAGCAGCTGCTCTTCGTGCCCGCCATCGTGCCGGACGTGACGATCCTCAATGTCCAGCGCGCATCGGCAGACGGCGGCTGTCATGCGTGGGGCAACCTGGGCGTCAGCGCCGAGGCCGCGCTAGCCGGCAAGCGCGTCATCGTCGTCGCCGAGGAGATCGTCGACCGGTCGGTCATCACGAGCGATCCGAATCGCGTGCTCGTCCCTCCGCATCGCGTCACCGCGGTCGTGCACGAGCCCGGCGGCGCGCATCCGTCGTCGGTCCAAGGCTATTATGGCCGCGATCATGCGTACTACGGCGAGTATCACACTGCGACGAAAACCGCCGCTGGCACCGATGCGTGGCTCGATCGATGGGTGCACGACGTCGAAGGCCGCGATCGCTTCCTCGAATCGCTCGGCGCAGATCGTTGGCGATCGCTCGCCGTTCGCGGCAACTGCCCCGCCGCGCCGGTTAATTACAGCGCGACATGA
- a CDS encoding enoyl-CoA hydratase/isomerase family protein — protein sequence MATTIAEKTLVKYEKQGGIAIITLDDPPANTYTHEMMRQLDDAILKARFDKEAQVIVLTGAGEKFFCAGANIGMLQQVDPTFKYYFCLHANETLTRLEQTPKLVIAALNGHTVGGGLEIAMACDIRLARRNAGKIGLPEVALGVLPGTGGTQRLARLVGKAKAIELMVTGRTFSFEEAQEYGMVTEIYDGDGASFMSDVMTYAKQFTTPNKAAKAVGNIKRAVQSGAEVPFSEALAIERELQQLLFQSKDAKEGLNSYVDKKMAKFTGE from the coding sequence GTGGCTACCACCATCGCGGAAAAGACGCTCGTCAAGTACGAGAAGCAAGGCGGCATCGCCATCATCACGCTCGACGATCCGCCGGCGAATACGTACACGCACGAGATGATGCGCCAGCTCGACGACGCGATCCTGAAGGCGCGCTTCGACAAAGAGGCGCAGGTCATCGTCCTCACCGGAGCCGGCGAGAAGTTCTTCTGCGCCGGCGCGAACATCGGCATGCTCCAGCAAGTCGATCCGACGTTCAAGTATTACTTCTGCCTGCACGCCAATGAGACGCTGACGCGCCTCGAGCAGACGCCGAAGCTCGTCATCGCCGCGCTCAACGGCCATACGGTCGGCGGCGGCCTCGAGATCGCGATGGCCTGCGACATCCGCCTTGCGCGGCGCAACGCAGGCAAGATCGGACTACCCGAAGTCGCGTTGGGAGTTCTGCCGGGCACCGGCGGCACGCAGCGACTGGCACGGCTCGTCGGCAAGGCGAAGGCGATCGAGCTCATGGTTACCGGCCGCACCTTCTCGTTCGAGGAAGCGCAAGAGTACGGCATGGTCACCGAGATCTACGACGGTGACGGCGCTAGCTTCATGAGCGACGTCATGACGTACGCGAAACAGTTCACGACGCCGAACAAAGCGGCGAAGGCGGTCGGCAACATCAAGCGCGCCGTGCAGTCGGGCGCCGAGGTGCCGTTCTCCGAGGCGCTGGCGATCGAACGCGAATTGCAACAGCTCCTCTTCCAGAGCAAGGATGCGAAGGAAGGCCTCAATTCGTACGTCGACAAGAAGATGGCCAAGTTCACCGGCGAGTGA